In Anaerolineales bacterium, a genomic segment contains:
- a CDS encoding LysR family transcriptional regulator, which produces MRPSVEIRQLQTFRTLARTLSFTQTAANLSYAQSSITAQIQALEVELGTPLLDRLGKRVVLTDAGRRFLSYVEKILALLDEARESINVGETISGTLVVSATETLCTYRIPPLLKEFRTRYPEVNLQFKPLRWLQLRSEVLNGALDIAFALDHLRPVNSLVITPLIYEPICLIAAAGHPLAEQAVVYPADLAGETILFTEQGCSYRTMFEQDLAEVGVYPRTQFEFMTVDAIKQCVIAGLGVSVLPEVVVATEVAAGTLVVLPWARRDFHLHTQMMIHKDKSESRTLKAFIDLAQMMLCGEEMPV; this is translated from the coding sequence ATGAGACCATCCGTGGAAATTCGGCAGTTACAGACCTTTCGCACCCTCGCTAGAACGCTCAGCTTTACGCAGACGGCAGCCAATTTGAGCTACGCCCAATCGAGCATTACGGCGCAGATTCAAGCCCTAGAGGTGGAGTTAGGCACACCGCTTTTGGATCGCTTGGGAAAACGGGTTGTCCTCACCGACGCTGGACGGCGTTTTTTGTCTTATGTCGAGAAGATTCTCGCCCTTCTTGACGAGGCACGTGAATCGATCAACGTTGGGGAAACCATCAGCGGGACGCTTGTTGTCAGCGCAACGGAGACGCTTTGCACCTACCGTATTCCCCCACTGCTGAAGGAATTTCGCACCCGCTACCCGGAAGTGAACCTTCAGTTCAAGCCGCTCCGCTGGCTGCAACTGCGCTCTGAGGTCTTAAATGGGGCGCTGGATATTGCTTTTGCCCTCGATCACCTTCGTCCGGTGAATTCGTTGGTGATCACCCCCCTGATTTACGAGCCGATCTGCCTTATTGCCGCCGCCGGGCATCCGCTGGCAGAACAAGCGGTTGTCTACCCCGCTGACCTCGCCGGAGAGACGATTCTTTTCACCGAACAGGGGTGTTCCTACCGGACGATGTTTGAACAGGACTTGGCAGAGGTGGGTGTTTACCCGCGCACCCAATTTGAGTTTATGACAGTGGACGCCATCAAGCAGTGTGTGATTGCCGGCTTGGGGGTCAGCGTGCTGCCCGAAGTGGTTGTGGCAACAGAGGTGGCAGCCGGAACGCTCGTGGTTTTACCCTGGGCGCGGCGCGATTTTCACCTTCACACGCAGATGATGATCCACAAGGATAAATCGGAGTCCCGCACGCTGAAAGCCTTCATAGACTTAGCGCAGATGATGCTCTGTGGGGAGGAAATGCCCGTGTAG
- a CDS encoding polyprenol monophosphomannose synthase, giving the protein MMPDAPKTIIVVPTYNEKENLANLTEALLGLSIPNLTILIVDDNSPDGTGRIADELTAQTEHIQVMHRTGKKGLGTAYTEGFIWAINEGADYIVQMDADFSHDPKDVPRLLAGLAEADLVIGSRYTKGGKLDERWSFQRRLLSWWANRIWVDFILGTRIKDATAGFRAWRRNTLIGMNLATIRSNGYVFQVEMSYLARKLGYTIREIPIYFQDRRYGESKMGFKVQYEAAVGVFRLRRHYGRVTPADRAMGG; this is encoded by the coding sequence ATGATGCCTGACGCACCCAAAACAATCATTGTCGTCCCCACCTATAACGAAAAAGAGAACCTTGCCAACCTAACCGAGGCGCTCTTAGGGTTATCGATTCCCAACCTGACCATCCTCATTGTGGATGATAATTCTCCCGATGGGACGGGACGCATTGCTGATGAACTTACCGCCCAAACAGAGCATATCCAGGTGATGCACCGGACAGGAAAAAAAGGCTTGGGAACGGCGTACACGGAAGGGTTCATCTGGGCAATCAACGAGGGGGCGGATTATATTGTCCAGATGGACGCCGATTTCTCGCACGATCCGAAGGATGTCCCGCGCCTTTTGGCGGGGCTGGCAGAGGCGGATTTGGTGATCGGCTCGCGTTATACAAAGGGCGGCAAACTTGATGAGCGCTGGAGTTTCCAGCGTCGCTTGCTCAGTTGGTGGGCAAACCGCATTTGGGTTGATTTTATTCTAGGAACGCGCATCAAAGATGCCACAGCGGGCTTTCGGGCATGGCGGCGCAACACCCTGATCGGCATGAACTTGGCGACGATTCGCTCAAATGGCTACGTTTTTCAGGTGGAAATGTCCTATTTGGCGCGGAAATTGGGCTACACCATCCGCGAAATCCCCATTTATTTTCAAGATCGCCGCTATGGTGAGTCGAAGATGGGTTTCAAGGTACAGTACGAAGCAGCAGTGGGGGTTTTTCGTCTGCGGCGGCATTATGGACGGGTGACACCGGCGGATCGGGCGATGGGGGGCTAA
- a CDS encoding oligosaccharide flippase family protein yields MLRRLRSTISRPDVLISGFFFLLPLAFFWQVTLGGKTLIPADNLYQVQPFAAYREALGVPPVAHNMLVSDLLLENIVWKQFIRESLAGGELPLWNPYLFTGVPFLAAGQHSALYPFSLIYYALPLPAAYGWFTVSQLWLAGLFMYLFMRGMGVGRWGAVFAGVVFQLSGFFLISVVFQMIIAGAAWLPFLMLMVEFTLRREPFAGKPAVIPWVAGGAVGLGMTILAGHVEFVYYVLLVMGFWAGLRLLHLLISRRTSFLQAVQKGITLLALVGLGIGIGAVQFLPFLELAGGSFREGRSTFEQIRGYAFPPRHALIYLMPNLFGNPTQHTYFDVFAGETRPVAWTVNGATLTDTMMPGGKNYVEGAAYVGILTLFLAVLGATAPQPRPDLGKGDMDALRGVYRSLIVLLTLAAGSFTFGTITYALLYYGLPGFNQLHSPFRWVFPLTLCLAALAGFGVDGLRRLDGDRLRRWAARFGYAAAALGGVILAGLVASRLFYDRLETVMEALYKGLAGADYAYPSAEIFYSVKFRDVLIFALMLIGAGIVLILFRRRPKIAPFAAVTLIAADLVIASAGFNPAADPAWLDFTPPSIAFLQSQNPKEWRLTAVQGQTATLNANLAWRYGLQDIRGYDSIITRAYVDYMTRIQPQTQLLYNRIAPIFPDTLHQAVESFWLPLMGVRYLLSEGELPLAAFPQYRLVSRDEGVVIYENTETFPRAVLIQGGASRLANFSGAISTCWQLDESLVEQTGIQGVPAALTEAKNNQVIVTVQGGEQGGCLLLTDSYASGWRVYLRPEGSPESAEQEALNRHGDGSPDTPAPSRLFGNFRGVDIPPGAWTVRFRYSPPSFQIGAFTSFLAVMTLILMGMIMAWGRLRAGGEALSSGGRIFKNTAVPILLNLFNRGIDLAFALIMLRLLGPANAGTYYYAIVIFGWFDIFTNFGLNTLLTREVARDRASAGRYLLNSSLLRLGLAGAGIPLLIGFLAIRGALTPPLDGIAIAAILLFYVGLLPNSISTGLTALFYAFERAEVPAITAGVTAILKAGVGLLALVSGGGVIGLALVSILLNGITLIILGAQARSLPPVETAETANVDRALMGGMLRAGFPLMLNHFLATIFFKSDVVLLEALKGASVVGTYSTAYKWIDALGVIPSLFTMALLPLLSRQAVEDKAALLRTWGFGVKLLLMVAIPVAVVTTLLAYPLIGLLGGTQFLPDGAIALQLMIWFALIGWINSLTNYVLIALDQQTKMREAFFAGVSFNIIANLILIPTYSYRAAAVVTIFSELVLLVMFARLLRRAAGAVDWVGLLWRQAAAGGMMIAAAVLIAPHSLILAGIVSVAVYGAAFAVLRPFTAWEMERLRGSLPRRSSPSPAA; encoded by the coding sequence TTGCTCAGACGCCTGCGCTCCACCATCAGCCGCCCCGATGTTCTCATTTCGGGGTTCTTTTTCCTCCTCCCTTTGGCGTTTTTCTGGCAAGTCACCCTCGGCGGAAAGACCCTGATCCCCGCCGATAATCTCTACCAAGTTCAGCCTTTTGCCGCCTATCGTGAGGCGCTTGGTGTCCCGCCCGTTGCCCACAATATGCTCGTCTCCGATCTGCTGCTGGAAAACATTGTCTGGAAGCAGTTCATCCGTGAGAGCCTTGCCGGAGGGGAACTTCCCCTGTGGAATCCCTACTTGTTTACGGGTGTCCCCTTCCTTGCCGCCGGGCAGCACTCGGCGCTTTACCCTTTCAGCCTCATTTACTATGCCCTCCCCCTACCCGCCGCCTATGGCTGGTTTACCGTCAGCCAACTGTGGCTGGCGGGGCTGTTCATGTACCTTTTCATGCGCGGCATGGGCGTGGGACGGTGGGGGGCGGTCTTTGCTGGAGTCGTCTTTCAACTGAGCGGGTTTTTCCTGATCAGCGTCGTCTTTCAGATGATCATTGCGGGGGCGGCGTGGCTGCCCTTCCTGATGTTGATGGTCGAATTCACCTTGCGCCGCGAACCCTTCGCGGGCAAACCCGCTGTTATTCCCTGGGTGGCGGGTGGGGCGGTGGGTCTGGGGATGACCATCCTCGCCGGGCATGTCGAATTCGTTTACTACGTCCTGCTGGTCATGGGCTTTTGGGCTGGTTTGCGCTTGCTGCACCTGCTGATCAGCCGCCGCACCTCATTCCTTCAAGCGGTGCAGAAGGGCATCACCTTGCTTGCCCTTGTTGGGTTAGGCATTGGCATTGGCGCGGTGCAGTTCCTCCCCTTTTTGGAATTGGCGGGCGGCAGCTTCCGAGAGGGGCGCAGCACCTTTGAGCAGATTCGCGGCTATGCCTTTCCCCCCCGCCATGCGCTCATCTACCTGATGCCCAACCTCTTTGGCAACCCCACGCAGCACACCTATTTTGATGTCTTTGCGGGCGAGACACGCCCCGTCGCCTGGACGGTCAACGGCGCCACCCTGACCGATACGATGATGCCCGGAGGGAAAAACTATGTCGAGGGCGCTGCGTATGTCGGTATTTTGACGCTGTTCCTAGCCGTGTTAGGGGCAACTGCCCCTCAGCCACGCCCTGATCTCGGTAAGGGAGACATGGACGCTTTGAGAGGCGTCTACCGCAGCCTGATCGTCCTGCTTACCCTCGCTGCGGGGTCGTTCACCTTCGGGACGATCACCTATGCCCTCCTGTATTATGGACTGCCTGGGTTCAATCAACTTCATTCTCCTTTTCGGTGGGTTTTTCCGCTCACGCTCTGTTTGGCGGCATTAGCAGGCTTTGGTGTGGATGGACTGCGGCGGCTGGATGGGGACCGCCTGCGCCGGTGGGCGGCGCGGTTCGGTTATGCCGCTGCCGCACTCGGTGGGGTCATTCTCGCTGGCTTGGTTGCCTCGCGGCTGTTCTATGATCGTTTGGAGACGGTTATGGAGGCGCTCTACAAGGGGTTAGCTGGCGCGGACTACGCCTACCCCTCCGCAGAAATTTTTTACAGCGTGAAGTTCCGCGATGTGTTGATTTTTGCCCTGATGCTGATTGGCGCGGGAATCGTCTTGATTCTGTTCCGTCGCCGCCCGAAGATCGCCCCATTTGCAGCGGTGACGCTGATCGCTGCCGATCTGGTGATCGCCTCGGCGGGGTTCAATCCGGCGGCTGATCCAGCGTGGTTGGATTTCACACCGCCTTCCATTGCCTTTTTGCAGAGCCAAAACCCCAAAGAATGGCGGCTCACCGCCGTTCAAGGGCAGACAGCAACGCTGAATGCAAACCTTGCCTGGCGGTACGGCTTACAAGACATACGCGGCTACGACAGCATCATCACCCGCGCTTATGTTGACTATATGACGCGCATCCAGCCGCAAACGCAGCTTCTCTACAACCGCATCGCCCCAATTTTTCCAGACACCCTTCACCAAGCGGTGGAGTCTTTCTGGCTGCCCTTGATGGGCGTTCGTTACCTCCTCTCCGAAGGGGAACTCCCACTCGCCGCATTTCCCCAGTATCGGCTCGTCAGCCGCGATGAGGGGGTGGTCATCTACGAAAACACAGAGACATTTCCCCGCGCTGTTCTGATTCAGGGTGGGGCAAGCCGCTTGGCAAATTTCAGCGGTGCGATTAGCACCTGTTGGCAGCTTGATGAATCTCTCGTTGAACAGACGGGCATACAGGGCGTTCCGGCGGCGCTCACCGAGGCGAAAAACAATCAAGTCATCGTCACCGTTCAGGGAGGCGAGCAAGGTGGCTGCTTGCTTTTGACAGATAGCTATGCCTCTGGCTGGCGGGTGTATCTTCGCCCCGAAGGGTCGCCAGAGAGCGCCGAACAAGAGGCGCTCAACAGGCATGGTGACGGTTCGCCAGACACCCCCGCGCCAAGCCGTCTGTTTGGCAACTTCCGAGGGGTGGATATTCCCCCTGGCGCATGGACGGTGCGTTTTCGTTATTCCCCGCCCTCCTTCCAAATTGGGGCGTTCACGTCCTTCCTCGCCGTAATGACACTCATCCTGATGGGGATGATCATGGCGTGGGGGCGCTTGCGGGCGGGTGGGGAGGCGCTCAGCAGCGGTGGGCGCATCTTCAAAAACACCGCCGTGCCAATCCTACTGAATCTATTCAACCGAGGGATCGACCTTGCCTTTGCCCTGATCATGCTTCGCCTGCTTGGTCCCGCCAACGCCGGAACGTATTACTACGCCATCGTGATCTTTGGCTGGTTCGATATTTTCACCAATTTTGGACTGAACACCCTCCTCACTCGCGAAGTAGCACGGGATCGGGCGAGTGCCGGACGGTATTTGCTCAATTCAAGCCTCTTGCGCTTGGGGTTGGCGGGGGCGGGCATCCCGCTCTTGATCGGCTTTTTAGCCATTCGGGGGGCGCTCACCCCGCCGCTGGATGGAATCGCGATTGCGGCGATCCTTCTGTTTTACGTCGGGCTGCTCCCGAACAGCATCAGCACGGGGCTGACGGCGCTCTTTTACGCCTTTGAACGCGCCGAAGTTCCGGCGATCACGGCGGGCGTCACGGCAATTCTAAAAGCAGGGGTGGGCTTGCTGGCACTCGTCAGCGGCGGCGGGGTGATCGGCTTGGCGCTGGTGAGCATCCTCCTCAATGGGATCACCCTGATCATTTTAGGGGCACAGGCGCGTTCGCTTCCTCCGGTAGAGACAGCGGAAACGGCAAACGTGGATCGGGCGCTCATGGGCGGGATGCTCCGCGCGGGCTTCCCGCTGATGCTCAATCACTTCCTCGCCACAATTTTTTTCAAAAGCGATGTTGTCCTTTTGGAGGCGCTCAAAGGGGCAAGCGTTGTTGGAACGTACAGCACCGCCTACAAGTGGATCGATGCGCTTGGGGTGATTCCCTCCCTGTTCACGATGGCGCTGCTGCCGCTGCTCTCGCGGCAGGCGGTGGAGGATAAAGCGGCGCTCTTGCGGACGTGGGGGTTCGGCGTCAAGCTGCTTCTGATGGTGGCGATTCCGGTGGCGGTGGTGACAACACTCCTCGCCTACCCGCTGATTGGGCTGCTTGGCGGGACACAGTTTTTGCCGGACGGGGCAATCGCCCTCCAACTGATGATCTGGTTTGCGCTCATTGGCTGGATCAACAGCCTAACCAATTACGTCCTGATCGCCCTTGATCAACAGACGAAGATGCGTGAGGCGTTCTTTGCCGGGGTCAGTTTCAACATCATCGCCAACCTCATTTTGATCCCCACCTACAGCTACCGTGCCGCCGCCGTTGTGACGATCTTTTCCGAACTGGTGCTGCTGGTCATGTTTGCGCGGCTGCTGCGGCGGGCGGCAGGGGCGGTGGATTGGGTGGGATTGCTGTGGCGGCAGGCGGCGGCGGGGGGCATGATGATCGCCGCCGCTGTGCTGATCGCCCCACATTCGTTGATCTTGGCAGGGATTGTCTCGGTAGCGGTCTATGGCGCGGCGTTTGCTGTACTGCGTCCCTTCACGGCGTGGGAGATGGAGCGTTTGCGGGGTAGCCTCCCTCGGCGCTCATCTCCTTCCCCCGCCGCGTAA
- a CDS encoding anaerobic glycerol-3-phosphate dehydrogenase subunit B yields MDDVIIVGAGWAGLAAALFALEQGKARGAKIRLIAQGIGSPIVTPGWISLLDAANGDVRRGLVDLVRAHPNHPYALVGAEVIMKAVESFLAISAAIGLPYTGERVGNRTLRTALGGVATPALVPPGYAASMGDTPLFVGFAGWRDYYPALSGNAVYVTLPNQDRLWDAPPTEIAREFDAAAVRQAAAEQIKGHLKGISAVGFPAVLGLADPQAAIADLTALLGVPVFEVPTLPPSVPGTRLYNAIRRYLLDHKVRMQVGHPVGRGLIEQGRVVGVEVEAVGKPQPFRARAVILATGNLYGGGLFSDDRGHIWEGIFNLPVQYPKDRSGWFAETMLAAGGHPIHHVGIRVDEAMQPLDEAGEPFAEGLYAAGHLIAHPSGAPSPLETSEGVALATAYKAVQSALA; encoded by the coding sequence ATGGATGATGTGATCATTGTTGGGGCAGGATGGGCGGGGTTGGCAGCGGCGCTCTTTGCCCTTGAGCAAGGGAAAGCACGCGGGGCGAAAATCCGCTTAATCGCGCAAGGCATTGGTTCGCCCATTGTCACGCCCGGATGGATCAGCCTTCTGGATGCGGCGAATGGGGATGTGCGGCGCGGGTTGGTCGATCTCGTTCGCGCCCACCCCAATCATCCCTATGCTCTTGTGGGGGCAGAGGTGATCATGAAAGCGGTAGAATCGTTCCTCGCCATAAGCGCTGCGATTGGCTTGCCGTATACAGGCGAACGGGTGGGCAATCGGACGCTGCGCACAGCGCTTGGCGGGGTGGCAACTCCGGCGCTTGTCCCGCCGGGCTATGCCGCGTCTATGGGGGATACACCCCTTTTCGTTGGCTTCGCCGGCTGGCGCGATTACTATCCGGCGCTCTCTGGAAACGCCGTGTATGTGACGCTCCCCAACCAAGATCGGTTGTGGGACGCCCCGCCGACGGAGATCGCCCGTGAATTTGACGCAGCAGCTGTGCGTCAGGCAGCTGCCGAGCAGATTAAGGGGCATTTGAAAGGTATATCCGCTGTTGGCTTTCCGGCGGTTTTGGGGCTTGCCGATCCACAGGCTGCCATTGCTGATCTCACGGCGCTGTTGGGCGTCCCTGTTTTTGAAGTGCCAACCTTGCCGCCCTCTGTGCCGGGGACTCGCCTTTACAATGCGATTCGCCGTTACCTCTTGGATCACAAGGTGCGGATGCAGGTTGGGCATCCTGTTGGGCGGGGACTCATCGAACAGGGGCGCGTTGTTGGGGTGGAGGTCGAAGCGGTGGGAAAACCACAACCGTTTCGGGCGCGGGCGGTGATCCTTGCCACTGGAAACCTGTATGGCGGGGGGTTGTTCAGCGATGATCGGGGGCATATCTGGGAAGGTATTTTTAACCTTCCTGTCCAGTACCCCAAAGATCGCTCAGGGTGGTTTGCGGAGACAATGTTGGCGGCGGGCGGACACCCTATTCACCATGTGGGGATCAGGGTGGATGAGGCGATGCAGCCCCTCGATGAGGCGGGTGAACCGTTTGCCGAGGGGCTTTACGCCGCCGGGCATCTCATTGCCCACCCGTCTGGTGCGCCATCACCCTTAGAGACGAGCGAAGGGGTCGCCCTTGCCACCGCCTACAAAGCCGTTCAATCGGCGTTGGCTTAG
- the glpA gene encoding anaerobic glycerol-3-phosphate dehydrogenase subunit A, translating to MKSLTCDVLVIGGGATGAGVLFDLAVRGLKVILAEQNDIGTGTSGRYHGLLHSGARYVVRDPLSARECIEENRILRKIAPHVLEDTGGWFAAFPPDDPAYVPLWLQGCAAVGIPTERLTPAEALRAEPHLNPAVREVYRVPDAACDSFELTHSLVEGAAAYSGQTLNYHVVSAIHVEGGRVRGATLRHRRTREEIRVHSEVIVNAAGPWAGEVGKLAGVQIGMSLSKGIMIAINVRWVNTIINRLTKPGDGDILVPVGTVAVIGTTSVTVERPDDLSITPKEVSEMLDEGEVMIPNFRRARALRAWAGVRPLYDPGGTGGGEAHDEHTAEEDDEGRFITRTFTTLDHSADDAAGMLSIVGGKLTTYRQMAEKIGDQVCQLLNIKRPCTTAGIQLPLPRWSREHGNRFHALTNRLQVLERSETHSGLICECELVTRPQIEAAISVSGEGVSLDDLRRDLRVGMGPCQGGFCAYRTAGILGEMQHLPAPQTVSALHDFVEERFRGNRPLLWGHQLRQALLDEMIYRRALGLTASTSETQSPQESATHG from the coding sequence ATGAAGTCACTTACCTGTGATGTCTTGGTCATTGGCGGTGGGGCGACGGGTGCCGGCGTCCTTTTTGACCTTGCTGTGCGCGGGCTGAAGGTTATCCTTGCCGAACAAAACGACATTGGCACGGGGACAAGCGGGCGCTATCACGGCTTGCTGCACTCTGGGGCGCGGTATGTCGTCCGCGATCCGCTCTCGGCGCGGGAATGTATTGAAGAAAACCGCATCCTACGCAAGATTGCCCCCCATGTCTTAGAGGACACCGGAGGGTGGTTTGCCGCCTTTCCCCCTGATGATCCGGCGTATGTCCCGCTCTGGCTGCAAGGTTGTGCGGCGGTGGGCATTCCCACTGAACGGCTGACACCCGCCGAAGCGCTCCGCGCTGAACCACACCTAAATCCGGCTGTTCGTGAGGTTTACCGCGTCCCCGACGCCGCCTGTGATTCCTTTGAACTGACCCATTCCCTTGTGGAAGGGGCGGCAGCCTATAGCGGACAGACGTTGAATTATCACGTCGTCAGCGCGATTCATGTTGAGGGTGGACGGGTGCGCGGGGCAACATTGCGCCACCGCCGGACGAGAGAAGAAATCCGCGTCCATAGTGAGGTGATCGTTAATGCGGCGGGACCATGGGCGGGGGAGGTGGGCAAATTAGCCGGTGTTCAGATTGGGATGAGCCTGAGCAAGGGGATCATGATCGCCATAAACGTCCGGTGGGTCAACACGATCATCAACCGCCTGACAAAGCCCGGCGATGGCGACATTCTTGTTCCGGTGGGGACGGTGGCGGTGATCGGCACAACCTCAGTGACCGTTGAACGCCCCGACGATCTGAGCATCACCCCAAAGGAAGTCAGCGAAATGCTTGACGAGGGAGAGGTGATGATCCCCAACTTTCGGCGGGCGCGGGCGCTGCGGGCGTGGGCGGGGGTGCGCCCCCTTTATGACCCGGGCGGCACAGGGGGCGGCGAGGCGCATGACGAACACACCGCCGAGGAAGACGACGAGGGACGATTCATCACCCGCACCTTCACCACACTCGATCACAGCGCCGACGACGCAGCGGGGATGCTCTCTATCGTCGGCGGGAAGCTAACCACCTACCGCCAAATGGCAGAGAAAATCGGCGATCAGGTCTGCCAACTGTTAAACATAAAACGCCCCTGTACAACGGCGGGCATCCAACTACCGCTCCCCCGCTGGTCACGGGAACATGGCAACCGTTTCCATGCCCTAACAAACCGCCTTCAGGTCTTAGAGCGCAGCGAAACCCACAGCGGACTCATTTGCGAATGTGAACTGGTCACCCGCCCGCAGATTGAGGCGGCGATCAGCGTCTCTGGAGAAGGCGTAAGCCTTGACGATCTGCGCCGCGATCTGCGCGTGGGGATGGGTCCGTGTCAGGGGGGATTCTGTGCCTACCGAACGGCGGGCATCCTTGGTGAGATGCAGCACCTTCCCGCCCCTCAAACAGTGAGCGCCCTGCACGATTTTGTTGAAGAACGGTTTCGCGGCAACCGTCCCCTGTTATGGGGGCATCAACTCCGTCAGGCACTTCTTGATGAGATGATCTACCGCCGCGCATTGGGTCTGACCGCCAGCACTAGCGAAACACAGTCCCCACAAGAAAGCGCCACACATGGATGA
- a CDS encoding sigma-70 family RNA polymerase sigma factor, giving the protein MSDRTNEAWLADLRSDGERREQAIADLRVRLQRGIYYYLSHERSDLAGRASEELQHMAEDFVQEGTLRVLDNLDSFRGDSQFTTWATKVAVRIAISELRRSRYRDFSLDALTENGDLKELSLASVNSTPPDRPEQATEKGEVLERVRNAFREVLTPRQRTAMEAVIIEGIPLEVVAERMGTNRNALYKLIFDARRKLRTSLTDQGLSPDYILELFEQ; this is encoded by the coding sequence GTGTCGGATCGCACAAACGAGGCATGGCTGGCTGATTTACGCAGCGATGGGGAGCGCCGAGAGCAGGCAATCGCTGATCTGCGCGTTCGTCTACAACGGGGCATTTACTACTACCTAAGCCATGAGCGCAGCGACCTTGCTGGGCGTGCCAGCGAAGAATTGCAGCACATGGCGGAAGATTTTGTTCAGGAAGGAACACTTCGCGTCCTTGACAACCTCGATTCCTTCCGAGGGGATAGCCAATTTACGACATGGGCGACAAAAGTTGCCGTGCGCATCGCCATCAGCGAGCTTCGGCGCAGTCGCTACCGCGATTTCAGCCTTGACGCGCTGACAGAAAATGGCGACCTCAAGGAACTGAGCCTTGCCAGCGTGAACAGCACCCCCCCTGACCGCCCTGAACAGGCGACAGAGAAGGGCGAAGTTCTGGAGCGCGTCCGAAACGCCTTCCGCGAGGTCTTAACACCGCGCCAGCGCACCGCAATGGAGGCAGTGATCATTGAGGGCATTCCATTGGAGGTCGTTGCTGAGCGGATGGGGACGAATCGCAACGCCCTCTACAAGCTGATCTTTGACGCCCGCCGAAAACTCCGCACAAGCCTGACCGATCAAGGGCTTTCGCCCGATTACATTTTGGAACTTTTTGAACAGTGA
- the lspA gene encoding signal peptidase II, which produces MMLRSPTQRRREWLILILSAAVVFLADQAAKGLILRTLTVGEIITPLPFLEDFFRLTLSYNTGAAFGLLPQLGDIFLIIAVGMTVGVILYYRRIPPGYWAARIALGMVLGGTLGNALDRLRFGYVVDWVVLRLPGVITNVSNFADHAIVIGMAILFIVLWRYEERQKQTTDSPKNPS; this is translated from the coding sequence ATGATGTTACGCTCACCCACCCAACGCCGCCGTGAATGGCTGATCCTTATCCTTAGTGCGGCTGTCGTTTTCCTTGCTGACCAAGCGGCGAAAGGGCTTATCCTGCGCACCTTGACGGTGGGAGAGATCATCACCCCACTGCCTTTTTTGGAGGACTTTTTCCGCCTTACCCTCAGTTATAATACAGGGGCGGCGTTCGGCTTGCTGCCGCAATTGGGCGATATATTTCTGATCATTGCTGTGGGAATGACGGTGGGGGTGATCCTCTACTATCGGCGTATTCCCCCTGGCTATTGGGCGGCGCGAATCGCCCTCGGCATGGTTTTGGGGGGGACGCTTGGCAATGCGCTGGATCGCCTCCGCTTTGGCTATGTCGTTGATTGGGTTGTCCTCCGCTTGCCCGGTGTGATCACGAATGTTTCTAATTTTGCCGATCATGCCATTGTCATTGGGATGGCGATCTTGTTCATCGTTTTGTGGCGCTATGAGGAACGCCAAAAACAGACTACCGATTCGCCAAAAAACCCATCATAG